Proteins encoded within one genomic window of Streptomyces sp. NBC_00523:
- the ehuD gene encoding ectoine/hydroxyectoine ABC transporter permease subunit EhuD yields the protein MNNDFDWGAVGDAFPQVLNGFWVTLLATVFGTLVAAVLGLAIAVAGRAPSRLVTVPVKTVMEFIRSTPLIVQLVGAAALFTSVEPLTIGIVVLGIHYATYTSEVYRAGIDAVPKGQWEACRALSMTPRRTWQTVILPQAVRNVVPALGNYAISMFKETPFLAVITVHEMVFEARDYGTQHFAFTEVFTLAGLIFLVASYPTSLLMRKLEKRLGH from the coding sequence GTGAACAACGACTTCGACTGGGGCGCCGTCGGCGACGCGTTCCCCCAGGTCCTCAACGGGTTCTGGGTGACCCTGCTGGCCACGGTGTTCGGCACGCTGGTCGCCGCGGTGCTCGGGCTGGCCATCGCGGTCGCCGGGCGGGCTCCGAGCCGGCTGGTGACCGTGCCGGTGAAGACGGTGATGGAGTTCATCCGCTCCACCCCGCTGATCGTTCAGCTGGTGGGCGCCGCCGCCCTGTTCACCTCCGTGGAGCCGCTGACGATCGGCATCGTGGTGCTGGGCATCCACTACGCCACGTACACCTCCGAGGTGTACCGCGCCGGGATCGACGCCGTGCCGAAGGGGCAGTGGGAGGCGTGCCGGGCGCTGTCGATGACGCCCCGGCGGACCTGGCAGACCGTGATCCTGCCGCAGGCCGTGCGCAACGTGGTGCCCGCGCTGGGCAACTACGCGATCTCGATGTTCAAGGAAACGCCCTTCCTCGCCGTGATCACCGTGCACGAGATGGTCTTCGAGGCACGCGACTACGGCACACAGCACTTCGCTTTCACCGAGGTGTTCACGCTCGCCGGCCTGATCTTCCTGGTCGCGAGCTACCCCACGTCACTCCTGATGAGGAAGCTGGAGAAGCGCCTTGGCCACTGA
- the ehuA gene encoding ectoine/hydroxyectoine ABC transporter ATP-binding protein EhuA, translating to MATEPLPLQKNAAKASEAVAPVDASKDGGHPLVRFDKVVKRYGDHTVLDELDFTVERGEHVTLIGPSGSGKTTILRLLMTLERVSDGVIWINGEPLTHVRAPDGSLKPASEKHLRAARRRIGMVFQQFNLFPNMKVLQNITEAPVNVLGMDRDKAETRARELLELVGLSGKVDAHPSQLSGGQQQRVAIARALAMEPEILLLDEVTSALDPELVAGVLELLTDIARNTDITMLCVTHEMSFARDVSEKVLMFDAGRVVEAGSPEKIFSDPSHERTREFLNAVL from the coding sequence TTGGCCACTGAACCCCTCCCCCTGCAGAAGAACGCGGCCAAGGCCTCCGAGGCCGTCGCGCCCGTCGACGCCTCCAAGGACGGCGGCCACCCGCTCGTCCGCTTCGACAAGGTCGTCAAGCGCTACGGGGACCACACGGTCCTGGACGAGCTGGACTTCACCGTCGAGCGCGGCGAGCACGTCACCCTGATCGGGCCCAGCGGCTCGGGCAAGACGACGATCCTGCGCCTCCTGATGACGCTGGAGCGGGTCAGCGACGGCGTGATCTGGATCAACGGCGAACCGCTGACGCACGTCCGGGCGCCGGACGGCTCGCTGAAGCCGGCGTCCGAGAAGCACCTGCGGGCGGCCCGCCGGAGGATCGGCATGGTCTTCCAGCAGTTCAACCTCTTCCCCAACATGAAGGTGCTCCAGAACATCACCGAGGCGCCCGTCAACGTCCTCGGCATGGACCGGGACAAGGCGGAGACCCGGGCCCGGGAGCTGCTGGAGCTGGTCGGGCTCTCCGGCAAGGTCGACGCGCACCCCTCGCAGCTGTCCGGCGGGCAGCAGCAGCGGGTGGCCATCGCCCGGGCGCTGGCGATGGAGCCGGAGATCCTGCTCCTGGACGAGGTGACCTCCGCGCTCGACCCGGAGCTGGTGGCGGGGGTGCTGGAGCTGCTGACGGACATCGCCAGGAACACCGACATCACGATGCTCTGCGTGACCCACGAGATGAGTTTCGCCCGGGACGTCTCGGAGAAGGTGCTGATGTTCGACGCCGGACGGGTCGTGGAGGCCGGTTCGCCGGAGAAAATCTTCTCCGATCCCTCGCACGAACGCACGCGCGAATTCCTCAACGCAGTGCTGTGA
- a CDS encoding IclR family transcriptional regulator: MVLKHEPTAPFHSVQYALRVLETVSKHGSGVTEAQLSRETGLPVGHLTSLLLTLRREGYVEQITDGAYVIGASLLLLGSGAARRQALESKLQQTLAQLRDSVGAAVYISRYVDGEIRVTQYADSPLTPAVNEWVDFRSAAHASAIGKCLLTQLDQNGRRDHIARHKTPRLTSRTITSEKVLFSKLDSQPATVPVLDLQEYAVGTVCAAVPLTAGSSAGCLALSMPVKDAHRLRAAADTLNRRAAPMLLSLAL; this comes from the coding sequence GTGGTGTTGAAGCACGAACCGACCGCGCCGTTCCACTCGGTGCAGTACGCCCTTCGCGTTCTCGAAACGGTCTCCAAGCACGGCAGCGGGGTCACCGAGGCCCAGCTCTCCCGGGAGACGGGGCTGCCCGTCGGCCACCTCACCTCCCTGCTGCTGACGCTGCGCCGCGAGGGCTACGTCGAACAGATCACCGACGGGGCGTACGTCATCGGCGCCTCGCTGCTGCTCCTCGGCTCGGGCGCGGCCCGCCGCCAGGCCCTGGAGTCCAAGCTCCAGCAGACCCTGGCCCAGCTCCGCGACTCGGTCGGCGCGGCGGTCTACATCAGCCGGTACGTCGACGGCGAGATCCGCGTGACGCAGTACGCCGACAGCCCGCTCACCCCGGCGGTCAACGAGTGGGTGGACTTCAGGTCGGCCGCGCACGCCTCGGCGATCGGCAAGTGCCTGCTGACCCAGCTCGACCAGAACGGCCGCCGCGACCACATCGCCCGGCACAAGACGCCCCGGCTGACCTCGCGGACGATCACCAGCGAGAAGGTCCTCTTCTCCAAGCTGGACAGCCAGCCGGCCACGGTCCCGGTGCTCGACCTCCAGGAGTACGCGGTCGGCACGGTGTGCGCGGCGGTGCCGCTGACGGCCGGGTCGTCGGCGGGCTGCCTGGCGCTGTCGATGCCGGTGAAGGACGCCCACCGGCTGCGCGCGGCGGCGGACACACTGAACCGGCGCGCGGCCCCGATGCTGCTGTCGCTGGCCCTGTAG
- a CDS encoding MFS transporter translates to MTNPPSTTAAPGALAGRREWTAFLVLLLPLLLVSMDVSVLFFAIPSIDRDLAPSATQQLWIFDVYAFALAGLLITMGSLGDRIGRRKLLMIGALAFGAASVCAAYANSPEMLIAARAVLGIGGATLMPSTIGLVRNMFQNEQQRAKAIGIWSGAMAGGVALGSVLSGVMLQHFWWGSVFLINVPAMVLLLVLVPLLVPEFKDPNPGRFDFLSVPLSMGAVLPVVYGIKESAAHGFDIAWAAVIAAGLAVGWVFVHRQRTRSDAMISRELFRGRGFGTGIGLNALAAFAMMGSAFFTTQYLQSVLGMSTMEAALWSLAPSLAVGAAAPTATALAQRVQRAYVVCGGFVVGAAGFGVFTLAGTDSLALLLIGSAVMSSGIVAVMALVSDMAMAVSPPEKAGSAASLLETGQEFGGALGMALLGAVATAVYRADMPAAAPEVARKTLPGALATGDESLIAIGRDAFVHSMRYASVTGSLVLLTGAVLAATLLLRATRTSPAAEAPAAEAPAAAPVPAQA, encoded by the coding sequence ATGACGAACCCCCCGAGCACCACCGCCGCCCCCGGCGCACTCGCCGGCCGTCGGGAGTGGACCGCCTTCCTGGTCCTGCTCCTCCCCCTCCTCCTCGTCTCGATGGACGTCTCCGTCCTCTTCTTCGCGATCCCGTCCATCGACCGGGACCTCGCCCCCAGCGCGACGCAGCAGCTGTGGATCTTCGATGTGTACGCCTTCGCCCTGGCCGGCCTCCTCATCACGATGGGCTCCCTGGGCGACCGCATCGGCCGCCGCAAGCTGCTGATGATCGGGGCGCTCGCCTTCGGCGCCGCCTCGGTCTGCGCGGCCTACGCGAACAGCCCGGAGATGCTGATCGCGGCCCGGGCGGTCCTCGGGATCGGCGGGGCGACGCTGATGCCCTCGACCATCGGGCTCGTGCGCAACATGTTCCAGAACGAGCAGCAGCGGGCGAAGGCGATCGGCATCTGGTCGGGCGCCATGGCCGGCGGGGTCGCGCTCGGCTCGGTGCTCAGCGGGGTGATGCTCCAGCACTTCTGGTGGGGTTCGGTCTTCCTGATCAACGTGCCCGCGATGGTGCTGCTGCTGGTGCTCGTGCCGCTGCTGGTCCCGGAGTTCAAGGACCCGAACCCGGGCCGCTTCGACTTCCTGAGCGTCCCGCTGTCCATGGGCGCGGTGCTGCCGGTGGTCTACGGCATCAAGGAGAGCGCCGCCCACGGGTTCGACATCGCCTGGGCCGCGGTGATCGCCGCCGGGCTGGCCGTCGGCTGGGTCTTCGTCCACCGGCAGCGCACCCGCTCCGACGCGATGATCAGCCGGGAGCTGTTCCGGGGCCGCGGCTTCGGCACCGGGATCGGGCTCAACGCGCTGGCCGCCTTCGCGATGATGGGCTCGGCCTTCTTCACCACCCAGTACCTGCAGTCGGTGCTCGGCATGAGCACGATGGAGGCCGCGCTGTGGAGCCTGGCCCCGTCCCTGGCGGTCGGTGCGGCGGCTCCCACGGCGACCGCGCTCGCCCAGCGGGTCCAGCGGGCCTACGTGGTCTGCGGCGGGTTCGTCGTCGGGGCGGCCGGCTTCGGGGTCTTCACGCTGGCCGGGACCGACTCGCTGGCCCTGCTGCTGATCGGCTCGGCCGTGATGAGCAGCGGCATCGTCGCGGTGATGGCGCTCGTCTCGGACATGGCGATGGCCGTCAGCCCGCCGGAGAAGGCCGGCTCGGCCGCCTCGCTCCTGGAGACCGGGCAGGAGTTCGGCGGGGCGCTGGGCATGGCCCTCCTGGGCGCCGTCGCCACCGCGGTCTACCGGGCGGACATGCCCGCCGCCGCCCCCGAGGTCGCCCGCAAGACCCTGCCGGGCGCGCTGGCCACCGGCGACGAGTCCCTGATCGCGATCGGCCGGGACGCCTTCGTCCACAGCATGCGGTACGCCTCGGTGACCGGGTCCCTGGTCCTGCTGACCGGTGCGGTGCTCGCGGCGACGCTGCTGCTCAGGGCGACCCGGACGTCCCCGGCCGCCGAGGCACCGGCCGCCGAGGCTCCGGCCGCGGCTCCGGTCCCGGCCCAGGCCTGA
- a CDS encoding lytic polysaccharide monooxygenase auxiliary activity family 9 protein, with the protein MRMKASAALVGLAVAGVSMFATSSASSHGYTDSPISRQKLCANGTVTGCGNIQWEPQSVEGPKGFPAAGPADGAICSGGHGEFAQLDDPRGGNWPATKVTAGQGFSFRWQFTARHATTDFRYYITKDGWDPTKPLTRADLEPQPFMTVPYNNQQPPATLTQQGTIPTQKSGKHIILSVWNIADTANAFYACSDVQF; encoded by the coding sequence ATGCGTATGAAGGCAAGCGCGGCCCTGGTCGGCCTTGCGGTAGCGGGCGTCTCGATGTTCGCGACGAGCAGCGCCAGCAGCCACGGCTACACGGACAGCCCGATCAGCCGTCAGAAGCTGTGCGCCAACGGCACGGTGACCGGCTGCGGCAACATCCAGTGGGAGCCGCAGAGCGTCGAGGGACCGAAGGGCTTCCCGGCGGCCGGGCCGGCCGACGGGGCGATCTGCTCCGGCGGCCACGGCGAGTTCGCCCAGCTGGACGACCCGCGCGGCGGCAACTGGCCCGCCACCAAGGTGACCGCCGGTCAGGGCTTCAGCTTCCGCTGGCAGTTCACCGCCCGCCACGCCACGACGGACTTCCGGTACTACATCACCAAGGACGGCTGGGACCCCACCAAGCCGCTCACCCGGGCCGACCTGGAGCCGCAGCCGTTCATGACGGTGCCGTACAACAACCAGCAGCCCCCGGCGACGCTGACCCAGCAGGGCACCATCCCGACCCAGAAGTCCGGGAAGCACATCATCCTGAGCGTCTGGAACATCGCGGACACGGCCAACGCGTTCTACGCGTGCTCGGACGTGCAGTTCTGA
- a CDS encoding SPFH domain-containing protein, whose product MRSTVSDSSGNPEYGQETEYGAVPVREWVGPGGAGSVTDAWAARAAADEPVAEGLPVRGAAPAAPRAPEPPPLFRPVPVSVPSDEEVVVQVVEPTEPAVAEGGGDAGSDADSVVDLVLDLPSGDEDRGASLGATSASVSVPAEAHAEEPEDARPAEAPAPEPVKDAAPEDAVPGEAEPRDAEPEDAAPLAEAARPEPVLALTGARVPGPDAAPRPDPVRDSGRHQAVIANERTASIPVHLLFREDRRAGAAALPSTVVRPGGGEPVAGVRRPPVPRTPQVRPSTRPAPDADPRLRERPGPALPGWAALLTGFGGIVAAGGVLWWTGVVPASVLARVGLGPRPYEGLPTGAWAALVFLAAVVLFALGGLGRGRVGHAWVLTLFGQYRGSVRRTGLVWVSPLLLRRRIDVRLRHWRSEPLPAVDANGTALRVVVQVVWRVKDTVRAALGIEDHEAYLREQVEAAMARVLSQLPADAFHEDAHTLRNAEAVGDALTRMLKADCEPVGVEVYSAQPTGIEYAPEVAAAMQRRRIAAIDAQHRDSVLTSVVDAVDDTVSRLTERGLVELDDYERKALVKDLTVAFYVGRTGGDGN is encoded by the coding sequence ATGCGATCCACGGTGTCGGACAGCTCCGGAAACCCGGAGTACGGCCAGGAGACGGAGTACGGAGCGGTCCCGGTACGGGAATGGGTCGGCCCGGGCGGAGCGGGCAGCGTCACGGACGCGTGGGCCGCGCGGGCGGCGGCGGACGAGCCGGTCGCCGAGGGGCTGCCGGTGCGGGGCGCCGCCCCGGCCGCGCCCCGCGCGCCCGAGCCACCTCCCCTCTTCAGGCCCGTCCCGGTGTCGGTGCCCTCGGACGAGGAGGTGGTGGTCCAGGTCGTGGAGCCGACGGAGCCGGCCGTCGCGGAGGGCGGTGGTGACGCCGGTTCCGACGCGGATTCCGTCGTTGATCTGGTGCTTGACCTTCCGTCGGGGGACGAGGACCGCGGGGCCTCGCTCGGGGCCACCTCGGCCTCGGTGTCGGTTCCGGCGGAGGCTCACGCGGAGGAGCCGGAGGACGCGCGTCCTGCGGAGGCTCCCGCGCCGGAACCCGTGAAGGACGCGGCGCCCGAGGACGCCGTGCCCGGGGAGGCCGAGCCCAGGGACGCCGAGCCCGAGGACGCCGCGCCCCTCGCGGAGGCGGCCCGGCCCGAGCCCGTCCTCGCGCTCACCGGGGCCCGGGTGCCCGGGCCGGACGCCGCGCCCCGGCCCGACCCGGTCCGGGACAGCGGCCGCCACCAGGCGGTCATCGCCAACGAGCGCACCGCCTCCATCCCCGTGCACCTCCTCTTCCGCGAGGACCGGCGCGCCGGTGCCGCCGCCCTGCCGTCCACCGTCGTGCGGCCGGGCGGGGGCGAGCCCGTGGCCGGGGTGCGGCGGCCGCCCGTGCCGAGGACACCGCAGGTGCGGCCTTCGACCCGGCCCGCCCCCGACGCCGACCCCCGGCTGCGCGAGCGGCCCGGGCCCGCGCTGCCCGGCTGGGCCGCCCTGCTCACCGGCTTCGGCGGGATCGTGGCGGCGGGCGGCGTCCTGTGGTGGACCGGGGTGGTCCCGGCCTCGGTGCTCGCCCGGGTCGGGCTCGGGCCGCGCCCGTACGAAGGGCTGCCCACCGGTGCCTGGGCGGCGCTCGTGTTCCTGGCGGCCGTGGTGCTCTTCGCGCTCGGCGGCCTCGGCCGGGGACGGGTCGGGCACGCCTGGGTGCTCACGCTCTTCGGGCAGTACCGGGGCAGCGTGCGGCGCACCGGTCTGGTGTGGGTCAGCCCGCTGCTGCTGCGCCGCCGGATCGACGTACGGCTGCGGCACTGGCGCAGCGAGCCGCTGCCCGCCGTGGACGCGAACGGCACGGCGCTGCGGGTCGTCGTCCAGGTCGTGTGGCGGGTCAAGGACACCGTGCGGGCGGCGCTCGGGATCGAGGACCACGAGGCGTACCTGCGCGAGCAGGTCGAGGCCGCGATGGCCCGGGTCCTGTCCCAGCTGCCCGCCGACGCCTTCCACGAGGACGCGCACACCCTGCGCAACGCGGAGGCGGTCGGCGACGCGCTGACCCGGATGCTGAAGGCGGACTGCGAGCCGGTCGGCGTCGAGGTGTACTCGGCCCAGCCGACCGGGATCGAGTACGCGCCGGAGGTGGCGGCGGCCATGCAGCGGCGCCGGATCGCGGCGATCGACGCGCAGCACCGGGACAGCGTGCTGACTTCGGTGGTGGACGCGGTGGACGACACCGTCAGCCGGCTCACCGAACGAGGGCTCGTGGAGCTGGACGACTACGAACGGAAGGCGCTGGTCAAGGACTTGACGGTGGCGTTCTACGTCGGGCGGACCGGGGGCGACGGCAACTGA
- a CDS encoding peptidoglycan-binding protein, with protein MTVPAFEEYVPAIDCPCPGCAAQRRTAAGGLPVRHGGHPAAHGARRAMVLVTAAGVVLGGGAAESAGAPADPAPAPGTGVPTGIGPLPDSPQGLPGPLRGAGSPGPAAAQAKTPEPRATTRTEIINRAKKWLDAQVPYSMSKYWSDGYRQDCSGYVSMAWNLPGNEWTGSLAAYGTRIARADLQPGDILLFHNLADPGNGSHVTIFGGWTDYTHTHYTAYEQTKPHTRKQTTPMAYWTNSASYVAYRYKGLSTGKSGSEAEKEPFPGAAKFGPRAKNAYVTRLGAMLVARGGKRFYKIGPDPVWTDADRRATRAFQQAQGWKGAEADGIPGPDTWKLLVTGTGRDIPAASGQGGAKAAPAFPGRGYFRPGQSNSHVDRLGKQLVKKGYGAHYRLGPSPRWTEADRRNVETFQKAQGWRGTEADGYPGPETWRRLFA; from the coding sequence ATGACTGTGCCGGCCTTCGAGGAGTACGTACCCGCCATCGACTGTCCCTGTCCCGGCTGCGCCGCCCAGCGGCGGACTGCCGCCGGGGGGCTTCCCGTGCGGCACGGGGGACACCCGGCCGCGCACGGCGCGCGGCGCGCGATGGTGCTGGTCACCGCCGCCGGGGTGGTGCTCGGCGGCGGTGCCGCGGAGTCCGCCGGGGCGCCCGCCGACCCCGCCCCGGCGCCCGGCACGGGGGTGCCGACCGGCATCGGCCCGCTGCCGGACAGCCCCCAGGGGCTGCCGGGGCCGCTGCGCGGGGCCGGTTCGCCGGGACCTGCGGCGGCCCAGGCCAAGACGCCCGAGCCGCGGGCGACGACCCGGACCGAGATCATCAACCGCGCGAAGAAGTGGCTGGACGCGCAGGTCCCGTACAGCATGTCGAAGTACTGGTCGGACGGGTACCGGCAGGACTGCTCCGGCTATGTGTCGATGGCCTGGAACCTGCCCGGCAACGAGTGGACCGGCAGCCTCGCCGCGTACGGCACCCGCATCGCCCGCGCGGACCTCCAGCCGGGCGACATCCTGCTCTTCCACAACCTCGCCGACCCCGGGAACGGGTCGCACGTCACGATCTTCGGCGGCTGGACCGACTACACGCACACGCACTACACGGCGTACGAGCAGACCAAGCCGCACACCCGCAAGCAGACGACGCCCATGGCGTACTGGACCAACTCCGCGAGCTATGTCGCCTACCGCTACAAGGGCCTGAGCACGGGGAAGTCCGGCAGCGAGGCGGAGAAGGAGCCGTTCCCCGGCGCGGCGAAGTTCGGGCCCCGCGCGAAGAACGCGTACGTGACCCGGCTCGGCGCGATGCTCGTCGCCCGGGGCGGCAAGCGCTTCTACAAGATCGGCCCCGACCCGGTCTGGACCGACGCCGACCGCCGGGCCACCCGGGCGTTCCAGCAGGCCCAGGGGTGGAAGGGCGCGGAGGCCGACGGCATCCCCGGCCCCGACACCTGGAAGCTGCTGGTGACCGGAACCGGCCGCGACATCCCCGCCGCGAGCGGGCAGGGCGGCGCGAAGGCGGCCCCGGCCTTCCCCGGACGGGGGTATTTCCGGCCGGGTCAGTCCAACAGCCATGTCGACCGGCTCGGAAAACAGTTGGTGAAGAAGGGGTACGGCGCGCACTACCGGCTGGGCCCCAGCCCCCGGTGGACCGAGGCGGACCGGCGCAATGTCGAGACCTTCCAGAAGGCCCAGGGCTGGCGGGGGACGGAGGCCGACGGCTATCCGGGCCCGGAGACCTGGCGGCGACTCTTCGCGTGA
- a CDS encoding class F sortase produces MSAPEGSAGRGRLLTGVTWAVLLLGLWLWGRGITDGSGIGSAPTTGDVAAVGRPLGVPLPPAHAPIGGVAPKSVEIPSIGVEAPVVSRGLDADGAIEPPSFDTPQTVGWYGDGTRPGAEGPALFVGHVDTETKPAVFYGLSAARPGAKVDVTRTDGTVAEFTIDDVQVLTRARFDAQKAYGPRKDGRAELRLITCGGTYDQKSHSYTANVVVSAYLTAEKGTAKAA; encoded by the coding sequence ATGTCCGCACCGGAGGGGTCGGCGGGGCGCGGCAGGCTGCTCACCGGAGTGACCTGGGCCGTCCTCCTGCTGGGCCTGTGGCTCTGGGGCCGCGGGATCACGGACGGCTCGGGCATCGGCTCGGCCCCGACCACCGGCGACGTCGCCGCGGTCGGGCGCCCGCTCGGCGTACCACTGCCCCCGGCGCACGCGCCGATCGGGGGCGTCGCGCCGAAGAGCGTCGAGATCCCGTCCATCGGCGTCGAGGCCCCCGTCGTCTCCCGGGGCCTGGACGCCGATGGCGCCATCGAGCCGCCGTCCTTCGACACGCCCCAGACGGTCGGCTGGTACGGGGACGGCACCCGGCCCGGCGCCGAGGGGCCGGCCCTGTTCGTCGGCCATGTCGACACCGAGACCAAGCCCGCCGTCTTCTACGGGCTCAGCGCGGCCCGCCCCGGCGCGAAGGTCGACGTCACCCGCACGGACGGCACGGTCGCCGAGTTCACCATCGATGACGTGCAGGTCCTCACCCGAGCCCGGTTCGACGCCCAGAAGGCGTACGGACCCCGCAAGGACGGGCGGGCGGAGCTGCGGCTGATCACCTGCGGCGGCACGTACGACCAGAAGTCCCACTCGTACACCGCGAACGTGGTCGTCTCGGCCTACCTGACGGCGGAGAAGGGCACCGCGAAGGCGGCCTGA
- a CDS encoding HAD-IIA family hydrolase gives MAERKPISSWLTDMDGVLIHEGTPIPGADAFIKRLRDSGLPFLVLTNNSIYTARDLHARLNRMGLDVPVENIWTSALATAQFLDDQRPGGTAYVIGEAGLTTALHDIGYVLTDHDPDYVVLGETRTYSFEALTKAIRLINAGARFICTNPDETGPSAEGPLPATGSVAALITKATGKAPYFAGKPNPLMMRTGLNAIGAHSESSAMIGDRMDTDVLAGLEAGMQTFLVLTGLTTVADIDKYPFRPSTVVDSIADLVDLVDLG, from the coding sequence ATGGCAGAGCGCAAGCCGATCTCGTCCTGGCTGACCGACATGGACGGGGTCCTCATCCACGAGGGCACCCCGATCCCCGGCGCCGACGCCTTCATCAAGCGGCTGCGTGACTCGGGACTGCCCTTCCTGGTCCTGACCAACAACTCGATCTACACCGCCCGCGACCTGCACGCCCGGCTGAACCGCATGGGCCTGGACGTGCCCGTCGAGAACATCTGGACCTCCGCCCTCGCCACCGCCCAGTTCCTGGACGACCAGCGCCCCGGCGGCACGGCGTACGTCATCGGCGAGGCCGGGCTCACCACCGCGCTGCACGACATCGGGTACGTCCTCACCGACCACGACCCGGACTACGTGGTGCTCGGCGAGACGCGTACGTACTCCTTCGAGGCGCTCACCAAGGCGATCCGGCTGATCAACGCCGGGGCCCGGTTCATCTGCACCAACCCGGACGAGACCGGCCCGTCCGCCGAGGGCCCGCTGCCCGCGACCGGCTCCGTCGCCGCCCTGATCACCAAGGCGACCGGCAAGGCCCCGTACTTCGCGGGCAAGCCGAACCCGCTGATGATGCGCACCGGGCTGAACGCGATCGGCGCGCACTCCGAGTCCAGCGCCATGATCGGCGACCGCATGGACACCGACGTGCTGGCCGGTCTGGAGGCGGGCATGCAGACCTTCCTGGTGCTCACCGGGCTGACCACGGTTGCGGACATCGACAAGTACCCGTTCCGGCCGTCCACCGTCGTGGACTCCATCGCGGACCTGGTCGACCTCGTAGACCTGGGCTGA
- a CDS encoding ROK family transcriptional regulator, protein MGLLWQRCCQSASAGHNGSVNRSNTGANLPALRSHNAALVLDLLRVAGERGISRLELAERTGLTPQAVSKITARLRAEGLAAEAGRRASTGGKPRTVLRLVPEAGYAVGLHLDRDGLAVVRVDLAGVVAESRTAPLDFGAPADEVLKAAAGAVAAVRGDGALPVLGVGVAVPGPLDHRGGVLHRVTGFPQWDGYPLRDALAARTGLPVVLDKDTNAAALGLALGADGPADFAYLHLGTGLGAGLVLGGAVHRGERTGAGEFGHQTVQLDGIRCGCGGRGCLEALCLAAVGRGDAAEAARVLGTGAANLVGLLDIDRVVLGGRTVAADPDTYVRGVRAVLDERSRRDGVRGTPIPVTAHREGDRPVAEGAAQLVLGPLFGRVDPAGAPAAG, encoded by the coding sequence ATGGGCCTACTTTGGCAACGCTGTTGCCAAAGTGCAAGCGCGGGCCACAATGGTTCCGTGAACAGGAGCAACACCGGCGCGAACCTTCCCGCCCTGCGCAGCCACAACGCGGCCCTCGTCCTCGACCTGCTGCGGGTGGCCGGCGAGCGCGGCATCAGCAGGCTCGAACTCGCCGAGCGCACCGGGCTCACCCCGCAGGCCGTCAGCAAGATCACCGCCCGGCTGCGCGCCGAGGGCCTGGCCGCCGAGGCGGGCCGCCGCGCCTCCACGGGCGGCAAGCCCCGGACCGTGCTCCGGCTGGTCCCCGAGGCCGGGTACGCGGTGGGGCTGCACCTGGACCGCGACGGGCTGGCCGTGGTGCGCGTGGACCTCGCTGGCGTCGTCGCCGAGAGCCGTACGGCTCCGCTGGACTTCGGGGCCCCGGCGGACGAGGTGCTGAAGGCCGCCGCAGGGGCGGTCGCCGCCGTACGGGGGGACGGGGCGCTGCCGGTGCTCGGGGTGGGCGTCGCCGTCCCGGGACCGCTGGACCACCGGGGCGGGGTGCTGCACCGCGTCACGGGGTTCCCGCAGTGGGACGGCTACCCGCTGCGCGACGCGCTCGCCGCCCGGACCGGGCTGCCCGTGGTCCTCGACAAGGACACCAACGCCGCCGCCCTCGGCCTGGCCCTCGGCGCGGACGGCCCCGCCGACTTCGCGTACCTCCACCTCGGCACCGGCCTCGGCGCCGGGCTCGTCCTCGGCGGCGCGGTGCACCGGGGGGAGCGGACCGGGGCGGGCGAGTTCGGGCACCAGACCGTGCAGCTGGACGGGATCCGGTGCGGCTGCGGCGGACGCGGCTGCCTGGAGGCGCTGTGCCTGGCCGCCGTCGGCCGGGGCGACGCGGCCGAGGCGGCCAGGGTGCTCGGGACCGGCGCCGCCAACCTCGTCGGGCTCCTCGACATCGACCGCGTGGTCCTGGGCGGCCGCACGGTCGCCGCCGACCCGGACACGTACGTACGCGGGGTGCGCGCGGTCCTGGACGAACGCTCCCGCCGCGACGGGGTGCGGGGCACCCCGATCCCGGTCACCGCCCACCGCGAGGGCGACCGCCCGGTCGCGGAGGGCGCGGCGCAGCTGGTGCTGGGCCCGCTGTTCGGCCGCGTGGACCCGGCGGGGGCGCCTGCGGCGGGCTGA